From Juglans regia cultivar Chandler chromosome 8, Walnut 2.0, whole genome shotgun sequence, the proteins below share one genomic window:
- the LOC109000607 gene encoding protein ANTHESIS POMOTING FACTOR 1 has translation MGGTQSEREEKVSLELSEEILQSMEVGMTFRDYSGRISSMDFHKTSSYLVTASDDESIRLYDVASATCLKTINSKKYGVDLVCFTSHPTTVIYSSKNGWDESLRLLSLHDYKYLRYFKGHHDRVVSLSLCSRKECFISGSLDRTVLLWDQRAEKCQGLLHVQGRPATSYDEQGLVFAIAFGGYIRMFDARKYERGPFDIFPVGGDTSDANVVKFSNDGRLMLLTTMDGHIHVLDSFRGTLLSTYNVKPVSVNSTLEASFSPEGMFVISGSGDGSVYAWSVRSGKEVASWMSTDTEPPVIKWAPGSLTFVTGSSELSFWIPDLSKLGAYAGRK, from the exons ATGGGTG GAACACAAtctgagagagaagaaaaggttTCCTTGGAGCTCAGTGAAGAAATTCTTCAGAGCATGGAAGTCGGCATGACCTTCAGAGACTat AGTGGTAGAATTAGTTCGATGGATTTTCATAAGACATCAAGTTATCTAGTGACGGCTAGTGACGATGAATCCATTCGCCTTTATGATGTCGCCAGTGCAAC CTGTTTGAAGACAATCAACAGCAAAAAGTATGGAGTTGATCTGGTTTGCTTTACTTCTCACCCTACAACAGTCATATACTCTTCAAAAAATGGTTGGGACG AATCTCTGAGGCTACTATCATTGCATGACTACAAGTATTTGCGGTATTTCAAAGGTCACCACGACAG GGTTGTGTCACTCAGCTTGTGCTCTCGCAAAGAATGCTTCATCTCTGGTTCTCTTGATCGAACAGTTTTGCTTTGGGATCAACGAGCTGAAAAGTGTCAG GGGCTTTTACATGTACAAGGAAGGCCTGCTACGTCATATGATGAACAAGGGTTAGTCTTTGCTATTGCCTTTGGAGGATACATAAGAATGTTTGATGCTCGCAAGTACGAAAGG GGTCCTTTTGACATCTTTCCTGTTGGGGGGGATACATCTGATGCAAATGTCGTAAAGTTCAGTAATGATGGGAGACTTATGCTTTTGACAACTATGGATGGACATATTCATGTTCTTGACTCATTCCGTGGCACACTT TTATCTACGTATAATGTCAAGCCTGTTTCAGTCAATTCCACATTAGAGGCATCTTTCAGTCCAGAGGGAATGTTTGTTATATCAG GCTCTGGTGATGGTAGTGTTTATGCTTGGAGTGTACGAAGTGGAAAAGAA GTTGCTAGCTGGATGAGTACTGACACTGAGCCTCCAGTCATAAAATGGGCTCCTGGAAGTCTTACATTTGTAACTGGCTCGTCTGAACTGTCATTCTGGATACCAGACTTGTCTAAGCTGGGAGCTTATGCTGGAAGGAAGTAG
- the LOC109000572 gene encoding protein WUSCHEL-like, with protein MEPQQQNQPPNEDGGSGKGGFLCRPSSTRWTPTTDQIRILKDLYYNNGVRSPSAEQIQRISARLRQYGKIEGKNVFYWFQNHKARERQKKRFNTDVPMQRGAGNGGWKPEESIHNKYPMANITSGFPASSSSSGVISVGQMGNYGYGSVTMEKSFRDCSISAGGGGGVGGSISHNFGWVGVNDPYSSSYTFLDKRMSMEENSGEGDHHDEEEEEEEEAAPEIETLPLFPMHGDDINGFCNISTPSSNGFYTTWYRSGGDDGKSSSRTSLELSLNSYSRRSSPQH; from the exons ATGGAACCTcaacaacaaaaccaacctccgAACGAGGATGGCGGCAGTGGGAAAGGGGGGTTTCTATGTAGGCCAAGTAGTACACGTTGGACTCCTACAACTGACCAGATAAGAATTCTCAAGGACCTTTACTACAACAATGGAGTTAGGTCCCCAAGTGCTGAGCAGATTCAGAGGATCTCTGCTAGGCTGAGACAGTACGGCAAAATTGAAGGCAAGAACGTATTTTATTGGTTTCAGAACCACAAAGCTCGTGAAAGGCAGAAGAAAAGGTTCAATACTGATGTTCCCATGCAAAGAGGGGCTGGTAATGGAGGTTGGAAACCTGAAGAATCCATCCACAACAAGTACCCCATGGCTAACATAACCTCTG GGTTTCCTgcttcgtcttcttcatctgGGGTGATTTCTGTGGGGCAGATGGGGAACTATGGATATGGATCTGTCACGATGGAGAAGAGCTTTAGA GACTGCTCAATATCAGCTGGAGGTGGCGGTGGTGTTGGTGGATCAATCAGCCACAACTTTGGATGGGTAGGGGTTAATGATCCCTACTCCTCGTCCTACACTTTCCTTGACAAGAGAATGTCAATGGAAGAAAATTCCGGAGAAGGAGATCAtcatgatgaagaagaagaagaagaagaagaagctgctCCAGAGATAGAAACACTGCCACTGTTCCCCATGCATGGTGATGACATAAATGGCTTCTGCAACATCAGTACTCCTTCATCCAACGGCTTCTACACCACCTGGTATCGCTCTGGCGGCGATGACGGCAAAAGCTCTTCTCGTACTTCCCTGGAGCTCAGCCTCAACTCCTACTCTCGCAGATCTTCACCCCAACATTAA
- the LOC108983870 gene encoding RNA demethylase ALKBH9B-like, which yields MDDRSVPPSDPLLLKFEPSELRTASEFLTTWLPFLSRDLCPDCSQTLSDRVRSLGHELDADAGPERPNENSDPLNSDPSNSDIPKLQQEVNQEEQQEVNQEVQQEVSDDHDENCDTNSIGSWKDGWSGPVAREQSTSGSPSHHRMSWADIAQEEEDEFGEEEKVEEVEEDSETTAKRVVDVNAATGKLRISMKAVEKPKTNLSREQREYTRFMKVKREKDFICFERLRGKLVNILEGLELHTGIFSAAEQKKIVDTVYIYQEKGRKGELKERTYTAPTKWMRGKGRVTIQFGCCYNYATDKNGNPPGILHDNTVDPMPYLFKMIVKRLIGWHVLPPTCVPDSCIVNIYEEGDCIPPHIDNHDFVRPFCTVSFLSECDIIFGSNLKILGPGDFDGACAIPLPVGSVLVLNGNGADVAKHCVPAVPTKRISITFRRMDESKRPIGYVEEPDLLGIQPLPYQVEKEKRLNAPKPDRYMKQSFRRPVNMESRGSAEGSDTYRRPHESSWRPVNTRSRGSAEGVDTYREPRESSWSRGVPPNRRRVG from the exons TCGGTCCCACCGAGTGACCCTTTACTCCTCAAGTTCGAGCCCTCCGAGCTCCGAACCGCCTCCGAGTTCCTCACCACCTGGCTCCCCTTCCTCTCCAGAGATCTCTGCCCCGACTGCTCCCAAACCCTCTCGGATCGCGTCCGCTCTCTCGGCCATG AACTTGATGCCGATGCCGGACCTGAGCGCCCGAATGAGAATTCAGATCCTTTAAATTCGGATCCTTCGAATTCGGATATACCCAAATTGCAGCAAGAGGTGAATCAAGAGGAGCAGCAAGAGGTAAATCAAGAGGTGCAGCAAGAGGTGAGTGACGATCACGATGAGAACTGTGACACCAATTCAATCGGTAGCTGGAAAGACGGGTGGTCTGGACCTGTGGCTCGCGAACAGTCTACGAGCGGATCGCCGAGCCATCATCGGATGTCTTGGGCCGACATAGCACAGGAGGAAGAAGACGAGTTCGGGGAAGAGGAGAAGGttgaggaggtggaggaggacTCTGAAACAACAGCCAAACGGGTGGTTGATGTGAATGCTGCCACTGGGAAATTGAGGATATCGATGAAGGCAGTTGAGAAGCCGAAGACAAACCTGTCAAGGGAACAGAGGGAGTACACTCGGTTCATGAaagtgaagagagagaaagacttTATTTGCTTTGAAAGACTTAGGGGAAAGCTTGTTAATATTCTTGAGGGACTTGAGCTTCACACTGGTATCTTTAGTGCGGCGGAGCAGAAGAAGATAGTGGATACTGTGTATATATATCAGGAGAAGGGGAGGAAAGGGGAATTAAAAG AACGGACATATACGGCACCCACTAAGTGGATGAGGGGGAAGGGACGTGTAACTATCCAATTTGGGTGCTGTTACAATTATGCAACG GATAAAAATGGTAACCCACCTGGTATCCTCCATGACAATACTGTAGATCCTATGCCTTATCTTTTCAAGATGATCGTTAAAAGGCTGATCGGATGGCATGTACTTCCTCCGACCTGTGTACCTGATAGTTGCATTGTCAACATCTATGAAGAAGGGGACTGTATACCTCCGCACATTGACAACCATGATTTTGTGCGGCCTTTCTGCACTGTGTCTTTTCTAAGTGAATGTGATATCATTTTTGGATCGAACTTGAAGATTTTGGGTCCTGGCGATTTTGATGGCGCCTGTGCAATCCCACTCCCTGTTGG ATCTGTTCTTGTCTTGAATGGAAATGGGGCTGACGTGGCTAAGCATTGTGTGCCTGCAGTTCCTACAAAGAG gatatCAATCACATTTAGAAGAATGGATGAATCCAAAAGGCCGATTGGGTATGTTGAAGAACCTGATTTGCTGGGTATTCAACCATTGCCATATCAAgtggagaaagagaaaaggtTAAATGCTCCAAAGCCCGACCGATATATGAAGCAGTCATTTCGAAGACCAGTTAACATGGAATCAAGGGGATCTGCCGAGGGAAGTGACACCTATCGACGGCCTCATGAATCAAGTTGGAGACCAGTTAACACAAGATCAAGGGGATCTGCTGAGGGAGTTGACACCTATAGAGAGCCTCGTGAATCAAGTTGGAGTCGAGGAGTGCCTCCAAACAGGAGGAGAGTAGGGTGA